From a single Planococcus shenhongbingii genomic region:
- a CDS encoding flavodoxin domain-containing protein, with translation MALTNYEPRIAVVYASVTGNTKAVAEILQEICAAKELEVELWPVNSFPLSGLSRYDAVFVGTYTWGSGEIPKEMRGLFGEFESLERKGIVTAVFGTGDSFFAEFCGAVDRFRDMLYVHTDLAATLKIELAPQNTDIARCEKLIASVINRLSRFSCK, from the coding sequence ATGGCTTTGACGAATTATGAACCGCGGATTGCCGTCGTCTATGCATCTGTCACTGGGAATACGAAAGCGGTGGCGGAGATTTTACAGGAAATCTGCGCTGCCAAGGAGCTGGAAGTGGAACTTTGGCCAGTAAACAGCTTTCCGCTTTCTGGACTCTCACGTTACGACGCGGTTTTTGTTGGCACGTACACGTGGGGCAGCGGCGAGATTCCAAAAGAAATGCGCGGCTTGTTTGGAGAGTTTGAGAGTTTGGAGCGTAAAGGCATAGTGACAGCAGTTTTCGGAACCGGCGACAGCTTTTTCGCAGAGTTCTGCGGAGCCGTCGACCGTTTCCGGGACATGCTGTATGTGCACACAGATTTGGCGGCTACCTTGAAAATCGAATTGGCGCCGCAGAATACTGATATTGCACGCTGTGAGAAATTGATTGCCAGCGTTATCAATAGGCTATCGAGGTTTTCCTGCAAATAG
- a CDS encoding ribonucleotide-diphosphate reductase subunit beta, whose translation MSIHAPLQKIKLLNPEQPNKSTGILNGESSGLLNWNDIAYPQMYDLYQTLLANFWKAQEINMQDDIKQWDHLTDVERDVFLRINTQLASLDSLQTPTMSQVMDYVTDSSFKAIFAVISQQEAVHNESYSYILSSLVSISEQNARFNQAKSDPIVRKRNELILDAYEAFRQNPTPQTLFRLSVNSINLEGIYFYAGFAFFYHLARQQKMLKTSTMISYIQRDEMQHAYFISQFIRIMLTENPELNTEENIQYVYDAVDQAVQLEKEWAHHILADIPGLDLVEFEGYVEYLANKRLRQLGLDNLYEEQSNPMPWIQVFGDDMMNDTKSDFFEQKSRTYSKVSQSNGFDEL comes from the coding sequence ATGTCGATACACGCACCATTACAGAAGATCAAACTGCTCAATCCCGAGCAGCCGAATAAATCCACCGGCATCCTGAACGGGGAATCGTCAGGGCTCTTGAACTGGAACGATATTGCCTATCCGCAGATGTATGATCTTTACCAGACGCTGCTGGCAAACTTCTGGAAGGCCCAGGAAATCAATATGCAGGACGACATCAAGCAATGGGACCACTTGACGGACGTTGAACGCGACGTCTTTCTGCGCATCAACACGCAGTTGGCGTCGCTCGACAGCCTGCAGACACCGACGATGAGCCAGGTCATGGACTATGTCACCGATTCCAGCTTCAAGGCGATTTTCGCCGTCATTTCCCAGCAGGAAGCGGTTCATAATGAATCGTATTCGTACATCCTGAGTTCACTTGTGTCCATCAGTGAACAAAATGCCCGCTTCAACCAGGCGAAAAGCGATCCGATTGTGCGAAAGCGCAATGAATTGATTTTGGATGCTTACGAAGCGTTCCGCCAGAACCCGACGCCGCAGACTTTATTCCGCTTGAGCGTCAATTCGATCAACCTTGAAGGCATTTATTTCTACGCCGGCTTTGCCTTTTTTTATCACCTGGCGCGCCAGCAGAAGATGCTCAAGACCAGCACGATGATCAGCTATATCCAGCGCGATGAAATGCAGCATGCGTATTTCATTTCCCAGTTTATCCGCATCATGCTGACGGAAAATCCAGAGTTGAATACGGAAGAAAATATCCAGTATGTATACGATGCGGTCGATCAGGCGGTGCAGCTGGAAAAGGAATGGGCGCATCATATTCTGGCGGATATCCCGGGGCTGGATCTGGTTGAGTTCGAAGGCTACGTGGAATACTTGGCCAATAAACGCCTGCGCCAGCTTGGACTTGATAATCTATACGAAGAACAAAGTAACCCGATGCCGTGGATTCAGGTGTTCGGCGATGACATGATGAATGACACGAAATCGGACTTTTTCGAGCAGAAATCCCGGACATATTCGAAGGTGTCGCAGTCGAATGGCTTTGACGAATTATGA